The genomic stretch CTGACCAACCTGGGCACCCTGCCAACAATCGGCAATAACGCGCCGCCCAATTATATTCTGATGATCATCGACAATGGTTCTTATGGCTCGACCGGGGATCAGCCGACCTATACCGGCAAAAAAACCTGTCTTGCCGGCATGGCACGGGCCGCAGGCTGTGACAGAGTGGTTGAGGTTCAGGACGTCGACACCGGCGCGGCGCTGAAACAGGCGTTAGAGGCCGGTAAGGCAACGGTTCTGGTGGTCAAATGTGACAGTGGTAATGCCAAGATGCCGGTGATCCCGCTGGACCCTGTAGTGATCCGGGATCGGTTCATGAAGGCAGTGCAGGCCTAACCCTGG from Phaeobacter sp. G2 encodes the following:
- the comE gene encoding sulfopyruvate decarboxylase subunit beta, whose product is MIRSEILSEIAPLLRDQLVVCNIGIPSQELHAIDDQPSNFYMLGTMGLASSIGLGLALAQPKPVVVIDGDGSVLTNLGTLPTIGNNAPPNYILMIIDNGSYGSTGDQPTYTGKKTCLAGMARAAGCDRVVEVQDVDTGAALKQALEAGKATVLVVKCDSGNAKMPVIPLDPVVIRDRFMKAVQA